From Glycine soja cultivar W05 chromosome 4, ASM419377v2, whole genome shotgun sequence, the proteins below share one genomic window:
- the LOC114409763 gene encoding protein NUCLEAR FUSION DEFECTIVE 4-like: MMGWVANRWTGVAAAIWIQWSCGASYTFSIYSSVLKSTQGYDQSTLDTVSVFKDIGANFGVLSGLLYSAVAPYTTHRASPSKSIWTSLSGPWVVVAAGAVQCFAGFIFIWASVVGLVSPPPVPVMCFFAWLASNGQTFLNTTNVVTGLRNFPEYSGTIIGIMKGFLGLSGAILIQIYHTFFDGDPATYLLMLAVLPSLICVLLMFFLRIYEVHGSDYKKHLDGFSVVTVIIVAYLMFIIILQNLVSLPNWGRMFAFVILMVLLATPFGIAIKAHWEESRKFSQSYTIERGSSTNKGTTSSSHSASVDQVEYHELPSDEGQVQVTSDDKLPREEEKNLLQAMCTVDFWMLFVIMISGLGSGLATINNMSQIGQSLGYSAIEINNLVSLWSMWNFLGRFGGGHVSDYIMHRKGWPRPLLMTVTLGIMILGHLIIASGFQGNLYLGPVLVGICYGAHWSLMPTITSEIFGVKHMGTIFNTIAAASPLGSYILSVRVVGYIYDKQADKEDHSCFGINCFMPSFFILAAVAFLAFLVGLALFFRTRRFYKQVVLRRLKHYAR, from the exons ATGATGGGGTGGGTGGCGAATCGGTGGACGGGCGTCGCCGCCGCCATATGGATCCAGTGGAGCTGCGGCGCATCGTACACCTTCAGCATCTACTCCTCCGTGCTCAAGTCCACGCAGGGCTACGACCAATCCACGCTCGACACCGTCTCTGTCTTCAAGGACATCGGCGCCAACTTCGGTGTTCTCTCCGGCCTCCTCTACTCCGCCGTCGCCCCCTACACAACCCACCGCGCCTCCCCCTCCAAGTCCATATGGACCTCGCTCAGCGGGCCCTGGGTCGTCGTCGCGGCCGGCGCCGTCCAGTGCTTCGCTGGCTTCATCTTCATCTGGGCCTCCGTCGTGGGCCTCGTGAGCCCGCCGCCCGTGCCGGTCATGTGCTTCTTCGCGTGGCTCGCGTCTAACGGTCAGACCTTCTTGAACACCACCAATGTCGTTACCGGCTTGCGCAATTTCCCTGAGTACAGCGGCACCATCATTGGTATCATGAAG GGATTTCTGGGACTGAGTGGAGCTATCTTGATCCAAATCTACCATACGTTTTTTGATGGGGACCCAGCAACCTACCTTTTGATGCTTGCTGTGTTGCCTTCGTTGATCTGTGTGTTGCTTATGTTCTTTCTGAGGATTTATGAAGTGCATGGCAGTGATTACAAGAAGCATTTGGATGGTTTCTCTGTGGTTACTGTGATTATTGTAGCCTATCTCatgttcataataattttacagaACTTAGTTAGTTTACCGAACTGGGGACGGATGTTTGCATTTGTGATTCTTATGGTTCTGCTAGCAACGCCTTTTGGAATTGCTATAAAGGCCCATTGGGAAGAGTCACGGAAGTTTTCGCAATCCTACACAATTGAGAGGGGTTCTTCTACTAATAAGGGTACCACTTCCTCCAGTCATTCTGCATCAGTGGATCAAGTGGAGTACCATGAATTGCCTAGTGATGAGGGGCAGGTACAAGTGACTTCAGATGACAAATTGCCccgtgaagaagaaaagaatctCTTGCAAGCTATGTGCACGGTTGATTTTTGGATGCTGTTTGTGATCATGATATCAGGGTTGGGTTCTGGGCTTGCAACTATAAATAATATGAGCCAAATAGGACAATCCCTTGGATATAGCGCCATTGAGATTAATAATTTGGTGTCACTGTGGAGTATGTGGAACTTCCTTGGTCGTTTTGGAGGTGGCCATGTATCAGATTATATCATGCACAGAAAAGGTTGGCCTAGGCCCCTGTTGATGACAGTGACTCTGGGGATAATGATTCTTGGCCATTTAATTATAGCATCTGGTTTCCAGGGAAATTTGTATTTGGGTCCTGTCCTGGTGGGCATCTGCTATGGTGCACATTGGTCCTTGATGCCCACAATCACTTCTGAGATATTTGGTGTAAAGCATATGGGTACCATTTTCAATACTATTGCTGCAGCAAGTCCACTTGGATCGTATATACTTTCTGTGAGAGTTGTTGGATATATTTACGACAAGCAAGCCGATAAAGAAGATCATTCGTGCTTTGGCATCAACTGTTTCATGCCGTCATTTTTTATCCTGGCAGCTGTTGCTTTTCTTGCGTTTTTGGTTGGTTTGGCATTATTCTTCCGGACCCGGAGGTTCTATAAGCAAGTTGTGCTTAGAAGATTAAAACATTATGCAAGATGA
- the LOC114409764 gene encoding protein NUCLEAR FUSION DEFECTIVE 4-like, with translation MTRMEFTKLNFLLNSKWGSTVASIWIQCTSGSLYTFSIYSQTIKSTQRYDQSALEFVSVSKDIGVNVGVLSGLLYDFLARRTTIGPWLLHLLGSAQCFLGYFLMWAAVAGLLPPVPLPVMCLFMFVAAHGQSFFNTSNVVTGVRNFPNNSGTIVGIIKGFLGLSGAILIQMYGTIFNNKPMSYLLTLALLPPINTLLLMWFVRIHNTQEAEERKYLNMFSSMALVVAAYLMVVIILENIFSLQSWVRIFIFVVLMVLLASLLCIAFEAHEKNSGRSFLDEGSPLIVEPSPEDTTEKEDARKDSFNNQRTNLQLGENLNLFQAVKTVNFWVLFVSVACGMGSGLATVNNLGQIGESLGYTSHETGSLVSLWSIWNFLGRFGAGYVSDYYLHTRGWARPLFMVITLLIMSIGHVVIASGLPGALYAGSILVGICYGSQWSLMPTITSEIFGVGNMGSIFNTITIASPVGSYIFSVRVVGYIYDKEAWDGNTCIGTHCFMFSFLIMASAAILGSLSALGLFFRTKNFYGQVILRRIQNIQ, from the exons ATGACCCGAATGGAGTTCACGAAATTGAATTTCCTCCTTAACTCGAAGTGGGGATCGACGGTGGCGAGCATATGGATCCAGTGCACCAGCGGGTCACTCTACACATTCTCCATCTACTCACAAACCATAAAGTCAACGCAGCGCTACGATCAGTCAGCACTCGAATTCGTATCCGTCTCCAAGGACATCGGAGTCAACGTCGGCGTCCTCTCCGGCCTCCTCTACGACTTCCTGGCCCGCAGAACTACGATCGGGCCCTGGctcctccaccttttgggctcGGCCCAATGCTTCTTGGGCTATTTTCTCATGTGGGCCGCCGTCGCCGGACTCTTACCCCCGGTGCCCTTGCCCGTCATGTGCTTGTTCATGTTCGTGGCGGCACACGGGCAGAGCTTCTTTAACACCTCTAACGTTGTCACCGGCGTGCGTAATTTCCCCAACAATAGCGGAACCATCGTCGGCATTATCAag GGATTTCTTGGTCTGAGTGGAgcaatattaattcaaatgtacGGAACAATATTCAACAACAAGCCTATGTCATATCTTCTGACGCTAGCGCTCTTACCACCTATAAATACATTGCTACTTATGTGGTTTGTAAGAATCCACAACACTCAGGAGGCGGAAGAAAGGAAGTACCTGAATATGTTTTCTTCGATGGCTCTGGTTGTTGCTGCATACCTTATGGTTGTTATAATCCTAGAGAACATCTTTAGTCTGCAATCATGGGTGCgcatatttatatttgttgtgCTTATGGTGTTGCTAGCCTCACTTCTTTGCATTGCATTTGAAGCACATGAAAAGAACTCCGGTAGAAGTTTTCTAGATGAGGGGTCACCACTAATTGTCGAGCCAAGCCCCGAGGATACTACAGAAAAGGAGGATGCAAGGAAAGATTCTTTCAACAATCAAAGGACTAATTTGCAACTAGGAGAAAACCTGAATCTTTTCCAAGCAGTGAAAACTGTGAACTTTTGGGTTTTGTTTGTTTCTGTGGCATGTGGTATGGGATCAGGACTTGCAACTGTTAACAACTTAGGCCAAATAGGGGAATCCCTTGGTTATACCAGCCATGAGACAGGTTCCTTGGTTTCTTTGTGGAGCATTTGGAATTTCCTGGGACGCTTCGGAGCCGGTTATGTGTCGGATTATTATTTGCACACAAGAGGATGGGCAAGACCTTTATTCATGGTCATCACTTTACTGATCATGAGCATTGGCCATGTGGTGATTGCTTCTGGACTTCCGGGTGCCCTGTATGCCGGTTCGATATTGGTTGGTATTTGTTATGGCTCTCAGTGGTCACTAATGCCCACAATCACTTCTGAGATATTTGGTGTTGGAAATATGGGCAGCATATTCAACACCATTACTATAGCAAGTCCAGTGGGATCTTATATATTCTCTGTGAGAGTGGTTGGATATATATATGACAAAGAAGCATGGGATGGAAATACTTGCATTGGAACtcattgttttatgttttcttttctcataATGGCTTCTGCCGCTATTCTGGGTTCTCTGTCGGCTTTAGGTTTGTTTTTCCGGACAAAAAACTTCTATGGTCAGGTTATACTCAGAAGAATTCAAAATATTCAGTGA